From Lytechinus pictus isolate F3 Inbred chromosome 6, Lp3.0, whole genome shotgun sequence, the proteins below share one genomic window:
- the LOC135154372 gene encoding uncharacterized protein LOC135154372 — MIGEFYLLGELTWHDDHIPEGEIWLKGGGTFKLMVQLANVKRPNSLHNTRVIMLFPGSDSTYNLDVSLETIRCQIADLESMSWRCVFFFWKTMKVFAFGDYEYLTRMYGLTGPNGRHCCLYCEMTKKEIADPPMAVPCQRSLQTLKESLNHFKTCGIPKESNNVIRSPFFDIPINRYYKPFSLIYQVCPPGLHISLGVFLKHFNSLCQACHTLDLEIGQSLAKSPTDQLEAKEAFKQQLKKLSLQSRLKLAEEELHDLMDQHMMVGLLYPEAEPPTLILEMAEEKKREKVTLEKEIGKIPEMTVHSGPTNVGLEEALQQLRVSRQAYHGRSFVGNHVHKCLQPENTDLITAAISKKVQSLCPNDRDLIQKAEEIASKYNTLLKLFGACHRGINTGTFLDDSVIDKLDKDIKEYMLFYRQNFPTESVTPKQHLLQYHVIPWFRDWRASLGMMGEQGGESVHCQLNNISRDLRGYNDDLKLNIQCVKNQWILSSPSNYNKFS; from the exons ATGATCGGTGAGTTCTACCT ACTTGGAGAGCTCACCTGGCATGACGACCACATCCCCGAAGGAGAAATTTGGTTGAAAGGGGGAGGAACTTTCAAGCTAATGGTGCAATTGGCCAATGTGAAGCGACCCAATAGCCTCCACAACACCCGGGTGATCATGTTGTTCCCTGGATCTGACTCCACTTACAACCTCGATGTCTCTCTGGAGACCATTAGATGCCAAATTGCTGATTTGGAGTCAATGTCATGGCGGtgtgttttcttcttct GGAAAACCATGAAAGTCTTTGCCTTCGGCGACTATGAATATCTGACCCGCATGTATGGACTCACTGGCCCCAATG GCCGTCATTGCTGTCTCTACTGTGAGATGACCAAGAAGGAAATAGCTGACCCACCAATGGCTGTCCCCTGTCAGCGAAGCCTGCAGACCCTCAAGGAATCCCTGAACCACTTCAAAACCTGTGGCATCCCAAAGGAATCTAATAACGTCATCAGATCCCCATTCTTTGACATTCCAATAAATAGG TATTATAAGCCCTTTTCTCTTATTTATCAGGTCTGTCCTCCTGGGCTCCATATCTCCCTCGGGGTCTTCTTGAAGCACTTCAACTCGCTCTGCCAAGCATGTCACACTCTGGACCTGGAGATTGGCCAGTCCTTGGCAAAAAGTCCTACAGACCAACTGGAAGCAAAAGAGGCCTTCAAACAGCAGCTGAAGAAGCTGAGTCTCCAGTCAAGACTGAAGCTTGCTGAGGAAGAACTCCACGACCTCATGGACCAGCACATGATGGTTGGACTTCTTTACCCTGAAGCTGAACCGCCCACCCTCATCCTGGAAATGGCtgaagagaagaagagagagaaagttaCACTG gAGAAGGAAATAGGCAAAATACCAGAAATGACAGTTCACTCTGGACCAACTAATGTTGGTCTAGAAGAAGCACTACAGCAGTTGAGAGTGAGCAGACAGGCGTACCATGGTCGTTCATTTGTAGGGAACCATGTACATAAATGTTTACAG CCTGAGAACACTGATCTGatcactgctgctatatcaaagAAGGTACAGTCACTCTGCCCCAACGACCGGGACCTCATCCAGAAGGCAGAAGAGATAGCCAGCAAGTATAATACTTTGCTAAAGCTGTTCGGGGCATGCCACCGGGGTATAAACACGGGTACTTTCCTGGACGACTCAGTCATCGACAAGCTGG ACAAAGACATCAAAGAGTATATGTTGTTCTACCGTCAGAACTTCCCCACAGAGAGCGTGACCCCCAAACAGCATCTATTGCAGTATCATGTCATCCCCTGGTTCAGAGACTGGAGAGCAAGCCTTGGGATGATGGGTGAACAAGGGGGAGAGTCGGTCCACTGCCAACTCAACAACATTTCAAGAGATTTGAGGGGCTACAACGATGACCTCAAACTCAATAtacaatgtgtaaaaaatcagtGGATATTAAGTAGCCCCTCAAATTACAATAAGTTCAGTTAG